A part of Brassica rapa cultivar Chiifu-401-42 chromosome A05, CAAS_Brap_v3.01, whole genome shotgun sequence genomic DNA contains:
- the LOC103870196 gene encoding serine acetyltransferase 3, mitochondrial, with protein MFPVTSRRHFTSSLYMLRSSSPHNHLLYSSSSSSFLPSFISSKSKSSSSTNKHNQQPPPPMAACIDTCRTGKPQISRDSNRSHDDESGFRYSNYYRSGYHQSINATATQTKTIHTRPLIEDLPNDDVWAKIRQEAKSDIEREPIVSGYYHASIVSQRSLEAALANTLSVKLSNLNLPSNTLFDLFNGVLEQNPKIVESVKQDLLAVKERDPACISYVHCFLHFKGFLACQAHRIAHELWAQNRKVLALLIQNRVSEAFAVDFHPGAKIGTGILLDHATAIVIGETAVVGDNVSILHNVTLGGTGKQCGDRHPKIGDGVLIGAGTCILGNITIGEGAKIGAGSVVLKDVPPRTTAVGNPARLLGGKDNPKKHDKDPGLTMDQTSHISEWSDYVI; from the coding sequence ATGTTCCCGGTCACAAGTCGCCGCCACTTCACATCCTCCCTATATATGCTCCGTTCATCTTCTCCACACAACCATCTCCTCtactcttcctcctcctcatcttTCCTCCCTTCCTTCATCTCCTCCAAATCCAAATCCTCCTCTTCAACCAACAAACACAACCAACAACCTCCTCCTCCAATGGCCGCGTGCATCGACACGTGCCGAACCGGTAAACCACAGATCTCACGTGACTCAAACCGGTCCCACGACGACGAATCCGGTTTCCGTTACTCCAATTACTACCGATCCGGTTATCATCAATCCATCAACGCTACTGCTACCCAGACCAAAACCATACACACCCGTCCTCTCATCGAAGACCTCCCAAACGACGACGTATGGGCCAAGATCCGACAAGAAGCCAAATCCGACATCGAGAGAGAGCCAATCGTCTCCGGCTACTACCACGCCTCGATCGTCTCCCAACGCTCTCTCGAAGCCGCCTTAGCCAACACGCTCTCCGTCAAGCTCAGCAACCTAAACCTCCCGAGCAACACGCTCTTCGATCTCTTCAACGGCGTCCTCGAACAGAACCCTAAGATCGTCGAGTCCGTTAAGCAAGACCTCTTAGCCGTCAAGGAACGTGACCCGGCCTGCATCAGCTACGTCCACTGCTTCCTCCACTTCAAAGGCTTTTTAGCCTGCCAGGCCCATCGAATAGCCCACGAGCTTTGGGCCCAAAACCGAAAGGTTCTTGCTCTGCTGATCCAGAACAGAGTCTCCGAAGCCTTCGCGGTTGATTTCCACCCCGGGGCCAAGATCGGGACGGGGATTTTGCTGGATCACGCGACGGCGATTGTGATCGGGGAGACGGCGGTGGTGGGGGATAATGTTTCGATTCTTCATAACGTGACGCTTGGAGGCACGGGGAAGCAGTGTGGGGATAGGCACCCGAAGATCGGCGACGGGGTGTTGATTGGAGCTGGGACGTGTATCTTGGGGAACATCACGATTGGTGAAGGGGCGAAGATTGGGGCTGGGTCGGTGGTGTTGAAGGATGTGCCGCCGAGGACGACGGCTGTGGGGAATCCGGCGAGGTTGCTTGGTGGGAAAGATAATCCGAAGAAGCATGATAAGGATCCTGGTCTGACTATGGACCAAACCTCGCATATATCCGAGTGGTCGGATTATGTTATTTAA